The region CCGTCGTCGTTCGCCTCGGTGTACATCAAGGATCCGAAAGCGGTGGATATCGTCGGTATCGCAGTCGATGACGTTGACCAATCCCGCGGCTACCACTCTGTGGTGGTGGTCAAAGCCGGTAGCCCGTATAAAAAGCTGGAAGATCTTAAGGGCAAAGCTATCGGTTTCGCCGATCCTGATTCCACCTCCGGCTTCCTGATCCCGAATCAGGCGTTCAAAAAAATGTTCGGCGGCACGGTGGACAACAAATACAACAACGCCTTCTCCAGCGTCACCTTCTCCGGTGGCCATGAGCAAGACATTCTCGGCGTGCTGAACGGCCAGTTCGAAGGCGCGGTGACCTGGGCTTCGATGATCGGCGACTACAACACCGGCTACACCAGCGGCGCGTTCACCCGCATGATCCGCATGGATCATCCGGACCTGATGAAGCAGATCCGCATCATCTGGCAGTCGCCGCTGATCCCGAATGGCCCAATCCTGGTGAGCAACTCGCTGCCGGCCGATTTCAAAGCCAAAGTCGTGGCCGCCATCAAAAAGCTGGATAAGGACGATCACCAGTGCTTTATCAAGGCGATGGGCGGCAAACAGCACATCGGCGACACCACTCTGGCGGAATACCAGACCATCATCGATATGAAGCGCGAGCTGACCAAAGGCGACCGTTAATGCTGCCGGGGCTTGGCCAGGCCGAGCCCCGCTGATTTCCTCACGTCGGAAGCCCATACCCAATAGATTTCACATCGCAGGTAGGCGGCAACTGAGTGAGCCCGCAGGAGCTTGGCTTCACCAGGTGACTGGGGTGAGTACAGGCAGTCAACACCCCTGCGGTTTGAAAGATGAAGGGTATATTTTGAATACAGATTTTGCGCACTACTACCAACAGATCCGCAGCAAGCAAAAGCGCGAGACGCTGTTGTGGTCACTCGGTCTGGTGGTGCTCTACCTGGGCGCCGGCAACATCGCCGAGTTCAACCTGCATACCGTGTGGGTGTCCATTCCCCACTTCTTCGATTACCTGGCGGAAACCGTCCCGACGCTGCACTGGAAGCTGCTGTTCGCCGATGG is a window of Serratia plymuthica DNA encoding:
- the phnD gene encoding phosphonate ABC transporter substrate-binding protein, which produces MKKVLSLTTLMAGAMMVFNAAAADAPKELNLGILGGQNATQQIGDNQCVKQFLDKELNVDTKMRNSSDYSGVIQGLLGGKIDLVLSMSPSSFASVYIKDPKAVDIVGIAVDDVDQSRGYHSVVVVKAGSPYKKLEDLKGKAIGFADPDSTSGFLIPNQAFKKMFGGTVDNKYNNAFSSVTFSGGHEQDILGVLNGQFEGAVTWASMIGDYNTGYTSGAFTRMIRMDHPDLMKQIRIIWQSPLIPNGPILVSNSLPADFKAKVVAAIKKLDKDDHQCFIKAMGGKQHIGDTTLAEYQTIIDMKRELTKGDR